The genomic DNA CCACGCCGGTCATCTTGGCGTGAAACTGCTTCAGCGAAAGCCCACCGCCAGCCTCGAACTGATCGATCGCGGCATACCGCGTCGGCACGCTATCGTGATGCTGCAGCCACTGCAACAAGCGATCGCATCGGGTTCCATCGCCAAGACCTGTCTCAAGCACCGATTGAATCTTGCGATTCGCTGTCGCTCGAAATAGGACCCGATCCTCGGCTGGCTTGGACAATCGAGTTGTCTGAAACACATACCACCAGTCTGCCAGTCCCATCGCGCTGAGTCCTTCCAATCACGACAAAATCGGTTCATCCATAACACTACACACAGAAATTATGTCGGGTTGATTTCGGTCGCAAATCAAGCAGATCTTGCTTGAATCGGCAACCTTTACCTATTTCCAACGCTTTCCGGTGCCAGAGCAACGCTGCCCGCAGAAATCTTCGCTGCGGGACAGCCTCGCCACACGCTATGGCTGGGCGTGTTGTTAGGTCCCGAATGGGTCGCTGCCGCCAAACGGATCGCTCATGTCGCCGTCGCCAGCGGGAGCTGCATCGCCACCGAATGGGTCCCCTCCGCCAAACGGATCGGCTGCGGGGGCGGGAGCCGGTGCGGCTGGAGCGGGAGCTGCAGGTGCTGGAGCGCCAAATGGATCGGCGTCGGCTGCGGGAGCCGCTGGTTCGGCACCTCCGCCAAACGGATCAGCCCCAGGTGCTGGTGCCGCTGGCTCGGCGGGATCGTCGTTAAACGGATTGTTTTTTGCATCCGGAACCGGCTCGCCCGGGGCGGCAGCTTTGTCGTCAAACGGATTGTTCGTGTCGCCACCAGCCGCGGGGGCTGCAGGTGCCGCAGGAGCGGGAGCTGCCGGGGCCGCGGGAGCGGCTGGCTTGTTGCCTCGCAAAACCTCGCCTTCAGCTGCCTTCAGGTCGTTGTAGCGAGCTTGGTTCTTGGCCGATTGGTTGGCGCGATATTCCAAGCGAGCCAACTGGCGAATGTTCTCCATCTCCATCCGCACAGGACCTTGCACGCGTTGCAACGCGCGGCCGATACCCGCTCCGTATTCGCCTTCGATCTCAAGCTGAGCACCCAACTGCCAATCCGCTTCGGCTTCCAACTGGCGTCCAGTCGCCGCGTTGACGACGCCGCGGAAGTAATGGGCACGCGGATCGCGGGATCCGTTGTCGATCGCCATCGAGAGATAACGGTGGGCGTCGATCAGATCGCCACAGTAGTAGGCATGTACACCGCGACCGTATAGCTCAGCGAGAACGGGGCTTTGAGCTTGGCTGGGCGATTGGAAACCGAAAGATCCGGCAACCACGAGAATCATCAAAAACAGGGACCGAGCCATGGTGAAACACCTTTCCGACCGTGGGATTCGACTGAGAAGTAACAAACGTTGGGAATCCGCGACGCGGCCTGATGCCTCGCCAACGGAAAAATTTCGCACCGGAGATCGGTTGCTTTTTTGCTTGGAGATTAGCAAGAGCATAATCACAACGATTTGCCATACTACTCGCAAATTGCCCCATTCACAACAAATTTAATCGTGCCTACAGCGTGCATACCGGGCCTAATCCTCCCAATCGCACCCCCAATCAAGCTGCAACTTTCAGCGATTTTGCCGCCGTCTGCTTCAGGAACTCGACAGCTCGCATCAGCTGTGGATCCTGCTCGATCGCGTGGCGATCCGCTGGCGGTTCTTTCCCAGTGTCGGCCGCCGATGCAGCCTCATCGGGCGACTCTGCCGTGTCGGCCGCGTCGGGAGTGTCGGCTTTTGCCTCCGCCGGTTTCTCCGCCTCTTCCTCCGTCGCAGTCTTCACGACGGGAACCTCAGTCCCACCTGGCATGATCGGGTAGGCGGCGCTTTGCAGTCGCTTCATCGCGGCCATCCGTTGGTCGTCGGACATCTTGACCTCGAAACCGTCGCTGGGACGAACGCCCCAAGCGTCTTCGTCAGTCGAACCCTCCAGGCGATGGATGTTCTCGCCGTTGGGGCGGTAGTAGCGGGCGGTGGTCAGTTTCAACGCGCTGCGTCCCGATTCCAGCGGCAGCACGTTTTGAACGGTCCCCTTGCCGAACGTCCGCTCGCCGATGACCGTTGCTCGGCGGTGATCCTTCAAGCTCGCAGCGACGATCTCGCTGGCGCTGGCCGAATCACCATCGATCATGATCACAAGCGGTTTGTCGTCGTCGACAAGCACTCCCGAGGTCGCCGAGAACTCCGCCTCCAGCTTGCCGCCGCGGCCGCGGGTCGTCACGATCACTTCGTCTTCGAGAAACATGTCGGCGATATCGACAGCCGCCGACAGCAGCCCGCCTTGATTCTGCCGCAGGTCGATGATCAACGAATCAAAATCGTTGTCCAATTGTTCCAGTGCCGCGGTGACCTCTTCGACGGTCTGTTCGGCGAACGTCGTCACGCGGATGTAGGCGATCCGCGGCTCTTCACGCAGCCGGAACACCCAGTTGTTTTCGGAATCGCGGTAATCTCCCAGCACCGATTCCAGCGGGATCCAAGCGCGCTGCACTTCGACTTCCAAAGTTTGATCGCCTCGCTGGACCAGGATTGAAACGACAGTCCCCTCGGGGCCGCGCAACAAATCGCTGACCTTTCCGATTTCGAGCCCTTCGGTTGTCGTCCCATCGACTTCCATGATCCGGTCTCCCGGTCGCAGCCCCGCCTTAAACGCGGGCGTTGCAAATAGAGGCGTCACGACGCGCACGCGGTCCTCTTTGTCGGGCTGTTCGACGATGATCCCGATCCCGGCAAACCGCTGCTGCAGCGCGTCTTGGAAATGGCCGTACGAACTGGGATCGATGAACTGCGAATAGGGATCCAACTGGCTCACCACACCCTGCATCGCTCCATCGACCAAAGCGCGGTGGTCGACCGGATCGACATAATAGCGATCGATCATCGAGATCGCGTCTCCGACCGGGCCGGCGTGTTTCATTCGATCGGCCTTCAAATAACAGGCGATCGAGACGATCATCACCGCCACAATGACATAGGTGTTGCGAACAGGCATTATCAATCCGACCAACGATCAGCAAGAGGAAAACAAAGGCGATTCGGGCGGCGACCGACGGGAAACGGTCGCGCCAAAGGAGCGGCAATCCGTCGCGGCCCCCACTCTGTTGAGCCTATCCGATCGCCGCATCTTTTGCCAGCTTCGAAGGCTTGCACGATGCGTGAAACCTCCCAGCGGTAGCGGAAAAGCCGCGGAGGCGGCGGCAGCATAGAGTCAGGGCCGCAGGCTCGACCATTTGCATAGCCCAGGCCATCGGCCTGGGGTCTAGTGGCGATGATTGACATGGTTGGGCTGTAGGCCCGGTCGATTGTCACCACCTCCCCCGGGGCGTTGCCCCTTCGCCTGTTGTGAAATGAAACCGGGCGACGTCGGCTGATACCCAGCCCTGCAGGCTGGGCTATGCAAATTGCTGGACCTTCGGCCCGCGACAGGCGTGCCAGGAATGTGCCTGTCCCCTTTCGCCCCTCACGCGTGTCGTGCTACCGCAGCTTCGATTCGGTTTGCATGCGATCGCGTTGTGCGGCGGGTTCACCTTGGACGCGAAGCCCAAACTACCGGCGGCGTTTCCAACCGATTTCGGGCCCACCAGGGCGGGTGATGAAAAGAGTCAGCAGCAGGCCCGACAACAGCCCCACACCGACGAACATCACAAACGGCAGCGGTGAATCGGACAGCCGCCAGCCCTCGGTGAAGACGGTACTAAACATCGCCGCCAGCGTGGCGATCGGAAAGAACATTGCCAACAGGACGTTCAACCGATGGGATGCCCGAGCCATCCGATCGCTCGCTTCGGCCTGCTGTTCGGCGCGGCGAACCACCGCGACGTCCATCGCATTTTTGGCGTCGCCGTACAGCAGTTCCGCCGTCCGCGAAATCTCGTAAGCCCGGTCGCGGCATTCGATCAGGTCGCGGTCCTGCGGAACCTCTTTGCGAGCCTCCTCCAAGACCTGCAACATATTTCGCGACGCTCGCAGCAAGGGCGATAGCCGTTCGAGCAACTGCAGGTACTGGTCGGCATGCAGCGCCTCGGTCTCCCGCTGCTCCGACGCATCCAACGCGGCGGCGTATTGATCCAAATGTTTGTGCAGCGCCGCCGGGCCAGCTCCCGAATCGGAACTGTGCCACGTCCCCGAGGTTTCCCGCCAGAAGAACCGCCCCGTTCGCGTCGTATCATCCGCTCCGGGAACGACGTGCAACACCAGCAACAAATGACCGTCGGCCAGCATCGCGCGCTGGCGGCCCGCGGTCGATCCCAAGCGATGCCGAAACTCTTCGGGCAACTGCCACATCGGCGGCAACAGTTGACGTTTAGGCTTTGTCGGACTCATCAGTTCCCCCCTCGTTCAAATCGATTCAACCGGCGGCGTTGTCGCACCGCTTCAATCGACGCCCCACGTAATGAAAAGGCCTACACATTTCCTGCTTCCCCCGCCACGCTTCCATGTCGCTCGCCGACAACCTGCCCGGCTTGCAGTTGGATCTGGCGATCGGTCATCCGATCGATCTGCTCGCCGCTGTGACTGGTCCAAACGATCGACCGCTGTGGATCCGCCGCTTGCCAATCGCTAATCATCGCTTCGACGCGACGAGTCAATTCAGCATCCATCGACGCCGTCGCTTCATCGAACAGCACGACGATCGGATCCAACTGCAGCGCTCGCAGCAGCGCAAACAACTGCCGCTCGCCGCCGCTGGCTTGCATCATCGGCCCTCGCGGCAAATCCACATTCAACCCACACGCGTCGATCCAAGCCGCGATCCGATCGGCGTCGTAGCGGCGATCTCGATGGATCTTCCATTCAAACGGCGACCGCAGAAATTCTTCGACAGTCCCATCGGTGACCGGGACCAATTGAGGCAGATACATCGCACGGCTGCGGAATCCGGGCACCTCGCTTCCAACAACCGGTTGCCCCTGCCATAAGATGCGGCCTTCTTGCACCGGATCCAACAAAACCATCGACCGCATCAAAACAGTCTTCCCTGCGCCGCTGGAACCGACCAAACCGATCCGTTCTCCGGCAGCGATCGACATCGAAACCCGATCGATCAACACGCGACCGGTGGCGGAATCGCGGCGGGTGATCTGTTCGGCGGTCAGTAGCGGTGCAGCCAAGGCGGTAAAACTCAGGTGGTGTCGTTCTGGAAGTTCGCCGATTATAAGCAGCCAGCAAGCAGCCTTCTAGGTTTAACCGCAATCCAGTTCAACGAAGCGTAGTGGACGAGGCTACGAGTCCCAACGATTTGGTCTGCTGCAAAAGGACTCGTAACCTCGTCCACTACTTCCCGCCGCTAATTCATTGGACGGTCCGAAGAGCCTGCGGCTTGCCCGGACAACATATTGCGACGTGCTTCGCCGACACCGCTCCGAGCGATTAGACCAGCCAACCGCCGTTGACGTGCAGCGTCTGGCCGGTCATGTAATCGGCCAGCGGGCTGCACAGAAACAGGATCGCGTTGGCAATTTCCGCCGGTTCACCAAATCGTCCCAAAGGAATTTGCTTCAGCATCTCGGCGCGGGCCGCTTCGGGAATCGAAGCTCCCATCTCGGTCAGCACCACGCCGGGAGCGACCGCGTTGACGGTGATCCTTCGGCTGGCCAGTTCCTTGCTGATCGCTTTGGTCAGTCCGACCACGCCCGCTTTGGCAGCTGAATAATTCGCCTGGCCGAAGAAGCCAGTAAAGCCGGAGATCGATGTCATGTTAACGATCCGCCCGCCATCGGCGATCCGCTCCGACGCCTCTTTGCAAACGCGATAGACGCCCGACAGGTTCGTATCGATCACCGAACCCCATTCGTCATCGGACATCTTCTTCAGCGTGCGGTCTCGCAAGATCGCCGCGTTGTTGACGACGATGTCCAACGATCCAAAGTGCCCGACCACGGCATCAAACATCGCTGCGATCGAATCGCGATCGCGGACGTCTCCTTCGACCGCCTTCGCCCGCGACCCCAAGCCGCTGGCCGCCTGCTCGGCTCGCTGCTGGTTCACCCCCGCAGCGTCCTGGAAGTAGGTCAACACGACGTTGGCTCCAGCGGCGTGCAGCGTCGTCGCCGTCTGCAGTCCCAGCCCTTGTCCGCCACCGGTAACCACGGCTGTCTTCTGTGTCAGGTCGATGCTGATCATTGTCTTTTATTCGTTTGTAGAGGAAGGGATGTCATCGCGACGAAGCGTCTGCTGTCAAACCAATCCGGTCCATTGATAGATCGCAATCACGACAAAGACCGCCAGCGTCTTGATCAATGTAATTCCAAAGATGTTCCCATACGCTTGGCGATGTGTCAGCCCGGAGACAGCCAACAGCGTGATCACTGCGCCGTTGTGAGGCAGCGTGTCCATCCCGCCGCTGGCCATCGAAGCGACTCGATGGAAGACCTCCAACGGAATCGCGGCGGCTTCCGCATTGGCGATGAACGTTTCGGACATCGCCGCCAACGCGATGCTCAAACCGCCCGATGCCGATCCTGTGATCCCAGCCAATGTCGTCACGGTCACCGCTTCGTTGACCAACGGATTGGGGATCCATCGCAGCGCATCGGAAACGATCAAGAAACCTGGCAACGCAGCGATCACCGCCCCAAATCCGTATTCCGATGCCGTGTTGGTCGCGGCCAACAACGCTCCTGCGATCGCCGGCTTCGTCCCCTCGGATAGCTTTTTGAACAGATGCCGCCAAGCCAGCAACATGACCGTCAAGATTCCCAGGATCAGCGCCGCTTCGATCGACCAGATCGCCGAGATTTTGGCGACGTCCTGAACAACCGGTTCCGATGTCCCAACAACCGCTGGAATAAATGCGTGCGATTCACCGTACAGTCGCGGAATCGCACCGGTCAGGATTTTGTTAGCGACCGCAACGACCAGTAGCGGCAGCATGGCGAGCCAGGGCGAAGGAAGCCGATCGTGCTCAAACGCCGCAGGTTCGTTCAACAAGACGTCGCCATAACCTTCTTCGTTCGCGGCGGCGACGCGGACACGCCACTCCAAAAACAGCAGACCTGCCAACAGCGTGAACAGCCCGCCCAGGATCCCCAACCACGGCGCCGCGTAGATGTCGGTCTTGAAGAATGCCGCGGGGATCACGTTCTGGATTTG from Rosistilla oblonga includes the following:
- a CDS encoding S41 family peptidase, translating into MPVRNTYVIVAVMIVSIACYLKADRMKHAGPVGDAISMIDRYYVDPVDHRALVDGAMQGVVSQLDPYSQFIDPSSYGHFQDALQQRFAGIGIIVEQPDKEDRVRVVTPLFATPAFKAGLRPGDRIMEVDGTTTEGLEIGKVSDLLRGPEGTVVSILVQRGDQTLEVEVQRAWIPLESVLGDYRDSENNWVFRLREEPRIAYIRVTTFAEQTVEEVTAALEQLDNDFDSLIIDLRQNQGGLLSAAVDIADMFLEDEVIVTTRGRGGKLEAEFSATSGVLVDDDKPLVIMIDGDSASASEIVAASLKDHRRATVIGERTFGKGTVQNVLPLESGRSALKLTTARYYRPNGENIHRLEGSTDEDAWGVRPSDGFEVKMSDDQRMAAMKRLQSAAYPIMPGGTEVPVVKTATEEEAEKPAEAKADTPDAADTAESPDEAASAADTGKEPPADRHAIEQDPQLMRAVEFLKQTAAKSLKVAA
- a CDS encoding ABC transporter ATP-binding protein, translated to MAAPLLTAEQITRRDSATGRVLIDRVSMSIAAGERIGLVGSSGAGKTVLMRSMVLLDPVQEGRILWQGQPVVGSEVPGFRSRAMYLPQLVPVTDGTVEEFLRSPFEWKIHRDRRYDADRIAAWIDACGLNVDLPRGPMMQASGGERQLFALLRALQLDPIVVLFDEATASMDAELTRRVEAMISDWQAADPQRSIVWTSHSGEQIDRMTDRQIQLQAGQVVGERHGSVAGEAGNV
- the fabG gene encoding 3-oxoacyl-ACP reductase FabG; translation: MISIDLTQKTAVVTGGGQGLGLQTATTLHAAGANVVLTYFQDAAGVNQQRAEQAASGLGSRAKAVEGDVRDRDSIAAMFDAVVGHFGSLDIVVNNAAILRDRTLKKMSDDEWGSVIDTNLSGVYRVCKEASERIADGGRIVNMTSISGFTGFFGQANYSAAKAGVVGLTKAISKELASRRITVNAVAPGVVLTEMGASIPEAARAEMLKQIPLGRFGEPAEIANAILFLCSPLADYMTGQTLHVNGGWLV
- a CDS encoding GntP family permease, which produces MNLLIILAALGFLMLAAYRGYSVILFAPLAAMGAVLLTSPAEVAPMFTGLFMDKMAGFFKLYFPIFLLGAVFGKTMELSGFAKSIASAIIELLGRQRSVLSIVIVSALLTYGGVSLFVAVFAVYPFAAELFRQSGIPKRLIPATIALGAFSFTMDSFPGTPQIQNVIPAAFFKTDIYAAPWLGILGGLFTLLAGLLFLEWRVRVAAANEEGYGDVLLNEPAAFEHDRLPSPWLAMLPLLVVAVANKILTGAIPRLYGESHAFIPAVVGTSEPVVQDVAKISAIWSIEAALILGILTVMLLAWRHLFKKLSEGTKPAIAGALLAATNTASEYGFGAVIAALPGFLIVSDALRWIPNPLVNEAVTVTTLAGITGSASGGLSIALAAMSETFIANAEAAAIPLEVFHRVASMASGGMDTLPHNGAVITLLAVSGLTHRQAYGNIFGITLIKTLAVFVVIAIYQWTGLV